From one Triticum urartu cultivar G1812 chromosome 3, Tu2.1, whole genome shotgun sequence genomic stretch:
- the LOC125542512 gene encoding cysteine-rich receptor-like protein kinase 6, which translates to MATGASGGQPSVLSTLPKDLPLDFLKTITDQFSPERILGTGAFGTVYMGIAPDGQKIAVKKLAENTPIARDKVFTNEVQNIMALQLHHENVVKLVGYCHEAQKKVVQNNGRYIVADIVESLLCYEYLPQGNLQKNLFEVSCVMDWDTRFRIIKGICQGLAFLHSINIVHMDLKPENILLDDKMTPKIADFGLSRLFGQEQTRMRTQNVVGSYGYIAPEYLYRGEISTKSDIYSLGLLILETTTVEKNCSNNEPSVTQFIKSVHDNWTDEHIVSQWPHLDGDRFQQIKVCIKIGLECVEIDRQKRPSIEEIVDRLNGLWSTGS; encoded by the exons ATGGCGACGGGGGCTAGCGGAGGGCAGCCGAGCGTTCTGAGCACATTGCCCAAGGATCTGCCGCTAGATTTTCTGAAGACTATCACTGATCAGTTCTCACCAGAGCGTATACTTGGTACAGGCGCATTTGGAACTGTTTATATG GGGATTGCGCCAGACGGGCAAAAAATTGCGGTGAAGAAACTTGCCGAAAATACACCAATCGCGCGTGACAAAGTATTTACTAACGAGGTTCAGAATATTATGGCTCTGCAACTGCATCATGAGAATGTAGTAAAGTTGGTCGGCTACTGCCATGAAGCCCAAAAGAAAGTGGTGCAGAACAATGGAAGATATATTGTTGCAGACATTGTTGAAAGTTTACTCTGCTACGAGTACTTGCCGCAGGGGAACCTTCAGAAGAATCTTTTTG AGGTATCCTGTGTAATGGATTGGGACACACGCTTCAGAATCATCAAGGGGATCTGCCAAGGTTTAGCCTTCCTACACAGCATTAACATTGTCCATATGGATCTTAAACCTGAGAATATACTGCTGGATGATAAGATGACCCCGAAAATTGCGGATTTCGGTCTCTCGAGGCTCTTTGGTCAAGAACAAACACGGATGAGAACACAAAATGTTGTTGGATCATA TGGATACATAGCTCCAGAATATCTATACAGAGGCGAGATCTCCACCAAGTCAGACATATATAGTCTTGGCCTATTAATCTTGGAGACCACCACAGTTGAGAAAAATTGTTCCAACAATGAACCATCTGTGACGCAATTTATAAAAAGC GTACATGATAACTGGACGGATGAGCACATAGTGTCTCAGTGGCCACATCTTGATGGGGATCGCTTTCAGCAGATAAAAGTATGCATCAAAATTGGACTAGAATGTGTGGAGATCGATCGGCAGAAGAGACCTTCCATAGAAGAGATTGTCGATAGGCTCAACGGACTATGGTCAACTGGAAGTTGA